CAGTTTATAAGGCTAAGAGACAACTATCATTCCTTCTACTTGCATCTAGAAGCTCCTACTATGTGACAGGCCTGGGTGCTGGGAAGGGTCCCACTTCTAGTCAGGAGCTTGACAGTGGGAATGACGGTCCCACCTTGATCTAAATGGACCCCCAGCTCCTTCCCTATGGGGGAAGCTTTGGACAGAATCTCTCCTGTCCCGTGTGGAGGGGTCTTGCTCTAGAATTGTTCCCCTGCAGAGCGGGAGGCAGTCAGACCAAAGCAGGATCATGGGTCCTTCCTCTGCTTCTGGGCTGCAATGTGAATCTGCCCCCAGATGgaggatttgggggtggggagggggatgtTTGAGGAAGACCCCATGGGTGATGTTGATTCACATGAGAGGCCACAAGAAATGAAGTCCTTctttttgggaggccaggaggatTCAAGTCTGAGAACCAGTGGGTTGCAGGTGAGGTGTGGACACTTCCCAGGAAAAGGCTTCGGAGAGTGCAGGTCATCCTTGGCGTTCCATCTGGAACCCTGGGGTCTTGTGATGCTTATTATCCAGGGGCCTGTCTCAGTCTCCATCACCCGGGCCAATGCCCTTCCCGGGGGGAGGATGGCGGGTGGGCGCCGGCTCAGGGCACCATGTTCCACCACTTGAAGGAGAAGGGCTGCCGGCGCACGTTGGTGCCGCAGTGCACCTCCCCGTGCAGCATGTGGTACGGAGTGAAGTCGTCGATGAAGGTGCAGTGGAGGCCCAGCGGCTCCAGCAGGGACCGCACCTTCTCCTCCAGGCAGCAGCGGCCGTTGACGATGGGCCCGAAGGGCTTGGGGATGCCCAGGTGCTTGCCCAGCACCAGCATGTTCACCTGCAGTGCGAGAGGGAGGCGGCACTTCGTCAGCGGGCCCCCCCACACCTTCGCTACCCGGGCCTGTCTTGCAGGCAGCCTTGCAGAAAGCTACTCGCCGTTCCTGTGCAGTGGCAGGGGAACTTGGGCTGGTAAGGACTCCTCAGCCAGATGCCTGGGGGGGGCATCCACAGAGCTCACTATGGCAACTTCCTCCGGTAACTGCCCTCCTTATTGGTGGACTGTGGCAGGTGCCACGTTTGTGCTCCAGAATCCCAGCATCCTAGGCCACAGCTGATTGGCCCAGGACTGACAGCTGACCTGAGATGGACCAATCAGATTCCCTCTCCCAGGAACTTGAAATTGACAATGGGAGAGTCTAGTCAGTCTCTGCCCATCAGCATTTATAATGTGGCCATTTGCAAATTTGTCCCCAGGGACAGAGCAGCAAAGGACGCCAAgctggaaggagagggagaggaaggaggaggggcatAGGGAAGGGGGGGAGAGAATGAATGATGTGAACACAGAGACAAGAGATGGTTCCgggccctccccaggccctgctgcagcTGTCCCCGCCCTCGGGTTTCTGGTGTCCTCATATTAAATCTCCCTCTGGCTGAAGCCAGCTGGGGTGGGCCTCTGCCTCTTGCAAACACAAGAACCTAACCCGTTGCACAAGCTGCTGGGGCACAAACAAGTGCAAGACAGCCTCAAACACGCAGGAAGGAAGGGGAGTGACAAGAGGCTTTGCAAGTCGAGGGCAAAAAGTTAGccagaaaggggaaggaaaaagggaaggaaaagagaaagtgggGGTGAAGTAATGGTGGTGTGGACAGGCTCCCCACAAGGCTCTGACCATGGGCGAGTTGAGTTCTTCTAGGGGACAGAGCGGGGAGAGGGGCAAGTGACACATAGCAGTGCTACCCAAACCGTGTTCCTCAGAAGGGCGGCGTCAGTACCACCTGGGCACTTGTCAGCCAGGCAGCAGTGCCTCGGGCCCTACCTTAGACCAGCTGACTCAGGACCTCTGGGGCGGGGCCCAGCTGTCCAGGTGCTTCAAGTGCAACCTCAAGATTTAGGGGCATCAGAAGAAAAGTCCTCATGGCTCAGTCAAAGGCCACTTCTTCCATGCAGCCTTCCTGGATCTCCAATCCTACTTCTTAGGCTGgaagtattaatactttgtcCCACCTCCAAACTGCCACATCACTTTATCATACAAAATAGATCACTGGGACATGTCCTCAGAGAGGTAAAGAGTCTCCCTCTTAATGGATCAGACTGAAAGTTCCTTGAGAGCATGGACCACCCTTATTCATCTCTGTCCCTCCCACAGAACACCCTAAATATATGTGGGACGGATGAACAGCCCTGAGCTTGGAGGAAGGTAGCAGAATGGACACCGGAGTTCCTAGCCAATGCCACATGCTTTGTACACGTGACTTCAtgcaatcattcattcactccacgAATGTCAAGGGGGTCCCTTCCCTGATGGCCCTTGAGCAGGGACCATGGTGGTCAGCCAGCTGGAAGCCCTTCTGCTGGGCACTGTGGGACCCCgggccctccccaccaccccactaGCTACCACAATCCTAAATGTGACTGCGACCAAATGTCTTCCCTCTGTGGGGACTGAAGGCTCGGAACCCGATTTGCCTCACCAAGTCGGGGAAGAAGGCCACTGCCTTTTTCCTCTCAGTCTTGAAGAGCTGCGGAATGTCGATGATGTCGCGCTCTGCCAGGCCCAGCTCCCGCTTCAGCACCTCGCGGTTCCAGTCGATGCAgctctggggggaggggagagttgGGGAGGCCTTGTCAGTGCGTGTTGGGGACACCCAAGGGGTCACGTCTGGGTGAGGAGAGGCAGATGGCCGAGTGCCCATAGGTCAACTGTCCACACAAGCCTTGTCTTTGCTCTCCTTCCTCACAGCATGCCCATCCTGTGTCCTGCCCTCACAGTTCTATCCCACCAGCAGGGCTAAAATGAGAGTGTTCTGGAGTGTTCCATTCTGACCCTCTTCTCTAGAGCCCTCATTCCTTAAGGAATCTCTTTCTGTCTTATGGTTTAAAACACCATgtatgggccgggcacggtggctcatgcctgtaatcccagcactttgggaggctgaggctggaggatcgcttgaggccaggagtttgagattggcctgggcaacacagcgagaccccatatctacaaaagaTAAATCAGCCAGAtatgatggtgtgtgcctgtagtcccagctacttgggagactgaagcggAGGGATCCCTCGAGGCTGAGAGttttaggctgcagtgagctatcattgcaccactgcactccagcctgagcaacagagtgagaccctgtctcaaaacaaacaaatgaaaatagaaaataaaacaccatcTATATACTGACAGCTCCCAACCTCTTTATAAAGCCTGTCTCTTTCCTGAGCTTCGACTTGTCAATATAGCCGCCACCTTTGCATCTTTCCTTGGATGTCTGATAGGCACATCGAACGTGATGTGTCCAAAGACAAACATTTAATTTCTACCCCCAACCTGCTCTTGCCCCATGGTTCCTCAGCACCATAAATGTCACCACCCTGTTCACCCAGCCATTGGGGCCACATGCCTTGCCACCATCCTCGATGTCTCCTTTCCTCGCTCCAGGCccaatccatcagcaagtcctgtGGGCACTACCTCTAAAATCTGTCCCCTCTCTGCCTGCTTCCCTCCTGGTCCGATGGCCACCCCCCAGCCTGGTTGACTGCAATGCCTCCTCTCGAGTCGCATGTTAATGCCTCCTGCACACCTTCAACTCGGGAGTGCAACTGACCAAGGGCTCTGGCCACCAGGCTCTGAAATCCTTCCTGGGTTTGAGGTCACACCTCTCACCTGCTGCTCCCAGCCAATGGCTGAGAGTGACAAGCGCACTAAGGCAGACCCATTTCTGGGGGACAGGGGACTCCTCCGGTGGTTGACTTCAGCTTATGGGATCCCCCACGGCCTTGCTGAATGTTCCCCGGGCTGCATGGCAGTGCAGGATGCCTCCACTcagtcttccttccctctcctcccccacggTCTCCTGGTCCGCTCTCGCGTCCTCCCTGTGTCCTGGCTCGGGCATTCTCATTAATGAAATCCTTACGTGGTGAAGCCCCATCTTGGCACCTGCTTCTTGGAGGGCTTGGACTCACTCGGTCCCTCTGCTGGAAACCCTCCGAGTGCCATTCCAGACCCTGCACACTCTCCTCTGCTCTGTGCCCGGGGACGCTGATCCCTGGGAGTCAGGGTCTCTGTGCCCTGTGGCTTCTAGCTGGGCTCAGCCAAcagggacacagcaggaggctgtggggggcagaggaggagggtgcAGCCGGAGTGTTTGTTCCCCCATCTGTCTCCCTGCCAGGTCACTGGTTGGCTGTGAAGGTCACAGCTCCTGTCTCTCAGCCTCTTGTCACAGTGGCCTCTCCAGGCTCCAGCAACAGCTCCCTCCCCTAACGGCTCCCCACTTTTCCTGGCCTGGGGACAGCGACACAGTCCCTCGCTGATGTCCTCAAACCCTGCCGGCACCTTTGTAAATATTCCCTTGTTAAGCTCTTCTTCAGTTACCCGGCTTAATTTGCCATGTGCTTCCTGTGGGATCTACTGTCACCTGTCACAGCAGCAGAGAGATCTTTTAAAGCATAAGTCAGATCGGGTCCTGCTCACATCCCCTGATGGCTTCGAATCCCACTCAGAGTCACAGCCAAGGTCCTAGCTGTGCCCTGCAGGCCTCGTGTGACATAACCTGGCCTCTCCTTTACTCCACGTtggcctcctggctcagcctcaaACACTCTGGGCCTGTTCGTTCCACCTCAGGGCCATCGCctgtgctgctccctctgcctgaaatgcttgTCCTCACACACACCTGGCTGGCCCCCTCACTTCTCTCAGGTCAAAGGACGGGGCTGGAGCCCCTCTGTCTGGGCCTGTTCCAACCTGAGCTTCCCTGAACCGTGAGCCTCGGACTTCGGTCTCCCAGCCCTGTCCCGAGTGTGCCCACCGCCACTCAGCCCAGGGGTGCACCACAGCCCTTGTACCTGTACGAACTTATTAAAGCGGATGAGGCTTTCATTGGACAGCACCTGGTTGATGGACACAGTCTGGACCCGCTCATCGCCTGCAAAGGACAGGGACAGCAAGGGAAGGGGGGGAACAGTGCCAGCGGGAGGCCCCCTGCTCTGGGAAGCAGCCAGGCAGAGGCCAAGTTCACAGCTGCTGGGCTTGCCGAGTCAGCAGCTCTGACTTTCCCGGCCCCGTGTCAGAGCTCAGCTGGCCCCTGTGCAGACCTGGGGGTGTGAGGAGTGGGAGGCTCCGGTTGCCACAGTGCAGTGAACCTGAGACCTTTGGGTTCATTGGACGCGGTAATGCCTTTAATTGGAAACTTACAACCGCCCGAGGGCACTGGGTGATGATTCTTCCCCCTTTGGTGAGtggggggccgggccgggccagcCTTTACAGGTCCACTGGGCAGCGAACCACCCAGTTGTGGGATTTGAATCATcaagccctgcccctgccctccaggcagTGACTGCATGGCAACGAGGGGGCCCCCAGTGGCTCGGCTTTCCCGCCTGCCTCATGGGGAACCCGTGGACACGGGGCTGGACAGGGAAGGGGAGCTTAGAGCCACCGCTCACAAACCTCATGGCTGCCATTTAGCAAGCACTTACCATGAGCAGGCCCTGAGTACCGTACCCAGTGACTCAACCCTCACCGCGACCACAAGGTATCGTCATTGTTCACACTTCACAgccgaggaaactgaggtttagagaggtcagatgacttgctcaaggtcacacagctaggatgTGGAGGGTTTGCGATTCGAACCCAAGCCCAGTGCTCACAAAGGGCCTCAAGCCTTGACCAAGGGAGAGGGGAGGCTCCCTGGACCCACCTGcacatcccccccaccccagtgggAGGCAGACGGTTGGGGGCCAGCCCCAGCTCCACTGCATTCCCGCTAAGGCCTCAGGGCCGCGACTTCCGCTCTGAGCTTCATATGCCTGGCTCTGAAGCGGGGTGATAGTCACCCCACGGGCTCTCGTGAGGATCAAACAGGATAATGTGCGTGATGCACACGGCACAGGCCTGGCACACCTAGGTGCCTAATAGGTGCACTGGCCTCCGTGTCTGTACGAGGCCATGATCACTGCTTGTGTGTCAGCTCTGGAGGGTGTGGCGGCTGCTCATGTCCTGGCATCCGTGCATTCCCATCCCCCCAATCGGGCAGGTTGGCCTTGCTCGCGGTAAACAGGCTTCTCCCCCCAAGGAAAGACAAACgtggccctccccttcccccgtCCCACTTCCGGTACCTAATTTGGATTTGAGGGTTTTTACGGCTTAGTCAGGGTTCAAAGGAGTCTAGTCGTGGTCCCTTTAGCAGCAACAGGGGTGGGGGAGACGGTATCTCTTCCACCTTACTGCTGGGGCTCCAGCGTTGTGTTAGAAAGAAATCCCAGCAAACAGAGCAACGGGACTCGGGAGCTTCTGAGATCTGCAGAAGCTTTTCTCCCTGGGGTAGGTCTCGTCCAGGGCACTATCTGCCTCCCAAGAGGCCACAGGACCAAGAAAATCTACCATCCTGCAGGCCAGAGTGTCTCTGCCCTGAGACCCCTGGGGTCGGCGAGAGAGGAAGGACGCTCAGGGATTCAGGCAGTCTCGCTGCGGACGGCAAGGGAGTGGATCTGGGAGCCATCCTGGCAAGGCTGCCTGCAGACTGCGCCCCGCCAGCTCTCCCTACCACAATTCCTCCAGCGCAAAGAGAAGATGGGGGCCCCTTGTTCCCAAAGCAGGAAAAAAGTGCCATTTAAGGTACTACAATATAAAGCTGTTTCTTTCCTCCACGATGTCTGTCTCTTGACCTGTTAACGGTGTTTTTAATCTGCCATTTGACATCGCCCTCCATTGGGCACAGGGACTCGTGTGGAGTAGCGCAAGCCCTGCCTGTGACTTGGTGCATGCACACAGCCTACGGGGGGCGGGAGTGTGTGTGGCCAGGCCTCCTTGGCATGAGGCCCACCTGCTGTGCCCGGTGTAGGGCGGGGCGGAGAGCCAGGCATCGCCTCATCCCACAGGCCCACAATCCCAAGCCATGGTGAATGGGTGACCTCAGGGTGCTGCAGCCTGGGCACCTGGATGCGCTGGGCACCTGGGCAGGGGCGGGCAAGAGGCTCGCCACCACCAACTTGCCCACCAAATGCCCTGCAGGGACAATTGATGCTGTGCCCCACCCTGAGATGCCGAGGGGCGCTTGTGCCCAACCCCACCTCCGCTGTGGGCAGAGGGCTGCAGCCTCGCTGGGCGGTGACAGAGGGGGAAGCTGGGGCCGTGGGAGTAGATGGCAGAGAACCCATCCCAGGGAGGCCGGGCTGGGAAGCCAGGCGGCTGGGAGACCAGACTGTTCAGGAGCAGAAGTTCCAGGCCCCTGCACATGCTTCATTGATCCATCAGATCTCACGTTCAAAACACAAATTATTAAGATTCCAAGACAGTGACTGCAGAACCTTAAACACCAAGCTCCATGGTGTGACTGCAATGGTCACATGCCTGAGAAGCCACTATGTCCCCACTCTGGCTACGTCCACTGCCCACTACCCACTGCCCACCGCCCTGCCTCAGCTCGGCCCCAACCACGGCAGTGGTGGCTGGGGAAGCAAGGtgtgcaggggcaggagggaagggtcCTGGACTTAGGGGGACAGCCCTGCCTTAAAATTTGTCATCTGTCCCTAAGCCATGATATATCATAATTTGGGTGAAGGGCAGGCAAGCTGTGATGAGGGACACGGCACTGTTACCCACCAACAACCCCCTGGAACAGGAGGGCCCTGCCGTGGCCCCACTTCTGCTTTTCCTGGAAGAGCTTGAAGCAAGTGCCGGGGCTGGCCAGGAGCATCCGGAAGCCCTGTGTGCAGAGAACAGACTCGCCTGAGCCCCCTGCCGTGGCGTGGCCCCCTGGAGCTCAGCCCATGCCCCAGATGCGGAGGAAAGACTTGTCACCCACGTCCTTACCTTCCCATCGGGAGCAGGGACGAAGCACAGGAACTCATCCACGTGGCCCACGGCCAACCAGTCCACAAACAGCTCTATGGGGGGCTGCACCTTCTGGGCATGGAGGAAGTCCCGCACCACCTGGGTGACCCTGCGGCCTCTCGACCTGGGGCCCACAGGgttgaaaaaaaatgcttaactgaaaaaaaattccatgcagAAATGGAATGACAAGAGTTCAAGATTTCTGcaatatctgattttttaaaaaaatattcattgcttTTGTAAGCAGGAAAGACCATGAATACGTATATTTTAAATTCCCCTCAGGGTGAGTTCTGGACGGAGCAGACTCAGGACACGTCAATCCCACCAGGGCAATGACCTTCCAGGTCCCAACTCCCAGGAAAACCCTCAGAGCCTCCCTCACACCCCATTCTCACATTCTCTAAGAGATCGATTTCACCCCCACATTCAATCCTTATGAAAAGGTATCTAATGACATGGCCCCAACTTCCTCTTTCTATGGGATCATGTATTTGAGCGCCATTAGTCCTCGCCTGACTTGACTCTGgattcatttattatttgatcCCAAGTCTGTCCTAACAGCTTTGCCGAACTGAGTTGGCTCAATGTCTACGTCTTACACCACCCTCTGTTCTCTGGAAAAGATCTGATATTAGTCATTTACATGGTAGTAGGAAAAAGCTTTacttaaatgcatttttctccCAGGACTGTTGagaatggaaacattttattctATTACTATTAACTGATAGACTCTGTTACTGGCATCATCTGTTTATTTCCAGAATCAGATGACCTGAGTCCAGTCCTAAGTTTGCCTTCTGTGTGGCTCACGCACCGTCCCTGGGCCCCCTTGTCAAATGAAAGGGTTGGACTTAAGGATCTTTAGgtccctgctctctctgcctttgcAAACTTCCGGAGGGAAGTGTTGACAGCATTTGACCagcccaccacccccaccacatCCAGGACTACAGTTGCATCACTTCGTCTTCCTGGTTCTCTTCAAGGGGTAGGATggtccttcccccttcccctgacaccatcacccccccacccccccagcctccacccaggacctccccTCCTCATCCCTCTCTCACCCCGGCAGGTTGCCTCCGATGAGGATCCGCCCCAGGGGGTACTCTTTCCCATTGGCTGCCACCGGGGGGCTGACCTCCAGGTTCCCGAAGGAGTCCAGGCCGCTCACAGACCTGTCTCGTGGTTCCCGAGTCACATAACCAAAATCCGGACCCTAGAGAGGGAAACTGTGTCTCGAGGGGTGGAGGGTGCCAGCTTGAACAGCTTGCTGGGCTCTGCGCTCCCTAACGATGGGGGGGGAGTTGCCACCCGTTCTTCAGATGGAAATACTGAGTCAGAGACAGGGAGGGGGCTCTGACCCTGTCAATACTTCCTGCGCACACAGGAGCCACAGCTGGGAACACTCGGGTCCTCGGGCCCTGCAGCCTTGTCACGGCAGGGTCATCCCCAGGGTCACAGGAAGACCGTGGGAAGGCTCTGGTTGCCCCCGCACACCCCGTTGGACGTGGCCATCTCCTTACGCTGCACGGCCTTCCTGCCACATCCAGCCCAAGGGCAGGTATCAGCTCAAGTGGCCTGTCCTTGGGGACAAAAGAGGCTGGTGctggctctctgagcctcagtctttaAACTTGGGAAAAGGGGGCCTGCCCAGGAACATCTCTCAGCGGGAACTTAGACAACATGGGGGGCCAGGCGAGAGCTCCTAACGCCTGTGTTGACATCACCCTCTTTCCTCAAGTGGGTCCTGGTCAGCAACCGTCACCTTCACTGTCATCCTTTTTGTTACCAATAGCAACACCAGCTAACAGTGGTGCGTGCTCCACCCGTGCAGGCACTGTGATAACCAGAGGCTTCTCAAACACTTGTGAGGCTGGGGctaaaacatcatttttactgatgaggaaacaggctcagagaggggaagaaacTCACACTACGTCACACAGCATGTAAGTGACGGAGCTGAGTGGCTCTGACTCAAAAGCCTGTGTTCTGAACAGCCGCACCATCCTGCCTCCCCCGTCTCGGGCTGCCAGGTTTGGTAAATAACAATACAAGactcccagttaaatttgaatttcagacaaacaacacattttttgtataagtatgtcccatgcgaTATTTGGGCCATGCTTACACCAAAAAGTTACTTGTTGCTTATCCGAAATTCAAACTGAGCTGGGCATCCCCTGTATTTTCCCTGCAACCCTGCTCTTGTCCCTAAAGAACAAGGTTCCCAGGGCTGACCTCTGAACACCACACCCCCGGTGGGCCTGGGGTAAGGCCCCTTGGCTCTCAGGAGTGGGCCGCGGCCAGGGACCACTCACCAGGATTCTCTTGTAAGGGAAGTCCTGCAGCTCCCCATTCCGCGGGGAGTCGAAGACCACCGGGAAGGTCTTGTGTGGCGCCTGGATGTAGCCTAGCTCCATCTCGTCCTGGGAACAAGGAGACGCCAGCTGAGGACAGGCACAGCTGCCCCTGCTGGCTCGGCACAGAGCCCCCGGGGAAGACTGCTCCGTGAGTTCTCCGTATCAGGACTGTTTTGTCCCTGGAGGCAGGGCGGGGGGACAGGCCTCAGGATGCCTGCTGactggaggaggggctggaggcccagagagggtgtgCACTTGCCCCGGGTCACACAGCAAGATAGAGGCCAGGAGTGAATGAGAACATGGACATGACCTTGGGGGTGTTGCCAtgctgggccagggcagggtAGATACAGAGAGGGCCTCAGGGTGGCCTGAGCTGGACAGGGCTGAGGGGCTCTGGGGGGGGCAAGTAGAGACGTGCCTCTTCCTCAAACCTATAAACACATTCCCTTCTGGTTCCGGAGGCAAAGTTGGCCGCGCTAATGAACTACGTATCCAAAGAGAAGCTCATTGCTATGTGTCTGCTCTGCCCTAagctctttataaatattaactctgtTAATCCTCACGATACCCCTATGCATGGGCGCAATAGTTACCCCACgtgacagatgaagaaagtgagaaacAGAGAGGTCTAGTTATTTGTCCAAGGGCTCACATCTAGTCAATAGCACAGCCAGGATCTAAACCCAGCCCCCCTTGCTCCAGAATCCTGCCCCAAACCCCCTCACTGGACTCACCTCCAGCTAGAACGAAAGCTCCTTAGCTTGTTATTCAGGCCTCCTGCCTCAACCCTCTCCCTTCCCAGAGCCATTTTCCTGGCCAAAGAGAACACACAAGGGTATCTCTCATGCCCTCCACCCCTGGGCCTTTGCACGTACCGGCCCTCTGCCAGGACCACCACCCTGTGCAGCCAGGCGGTTGGGAGCTTGGTCCCAGCACTGCCTTTACCAGCTCTGTGGCCTAGGCCTGCTCCCCGAGAGCCCCTTAATTACGGGGGTACGTTCAGAGATTGTCAGGAAGATGCAATGATGCCACATGTGGGCTGCAGCAAATCCGTAACAAGTGGCAGAAATCATCATTTGCCCACCTGCCAAATCCCGTCCAGCTCAGCTGCGCTCCCTCCCAGAGGTCTCCACTGATTCCCCAGGAAGAGGTGACGCCACCTCCTACAAGCCCTGCCGGTGCTTGGCGGGCACCACCGGTGCACCCTAGATCGTAGGCATGGGGGCTTTTGTAGCAATCACGCACCACACCGGGGCTTCTTAGCTTTGACGCTATTGACACGTTGGACCGGGTCATCCATTGTTGGGGGGGGTTGTCCCGTGCGTTGCTGGAGGTTTAGCGGCACCCCGAACTCTGCCCACTGGAGGCCAGTAGCACTACCACCCCCAGCGTGGCAACACAAAACGTCTCCAGACACTGGCAAATGTCCCCTGAGGGACCAAATCGCCTCTTAGTGAGAACCCCTGGTCTCAGCCGTCGAGGGCAGGGAGCGTGTGCCCCAcacccctgccaggcccagcGCTGTGCCCAGCCCAGATCTGGGGGGTAGACGCCTGTTGACTCCAGCATCAGCGTGTGCTGGGTCTCCAGGAAGTTCTGGAGCGAGGCCTCCAGGCGTTGAATTAGAAAAAGCAGCCAGTACCCGGGAGCACCCTGGTCCTTCTGGATCTTTCTGGGCATCCCCCAGTGGGGGCGACCTGCCTGGGCCCCGCCCGGTGGCCATGGTTACCTGGATCCAGCGGTCATTGCGATTCTCGTCCTGTGGGCAGATGGTCAGCTTGCAGCTGGCCTTCCTGGCCAGCTCTGCCACGGCGTCCACGAAACACGTGTTGTTCCTCACGCTGCGGACGAGCCGGGGAGAGCAGCTCAGGACAGAGCCAAGGCCTGGGGGCCAGAGGGGCCACCAGGGTGAGGACTCCCACCACCCCCAGACTCACCTGCACACGTACACCTCCAGGGGCGGCTGCGTGCTGGGCGTCATGATCCAGGGTGCCACGCGGAACACCACAGTGTCAGTGAAGATCGGGGACTCGGAGAAATGCTGCAGGGGCGGACCACggggaaagagcactggactcgGAGTCCAGAGGCCTGGTGGGAGTTCTGATTCCACCATCGTGGCCTTTAAGAAAGCCCCTTGCTTCTCTGCCACTCAGTGATGGGCCAGTGGGGTAGTCGAGACCTCTGGGGTCTTCCACACCAGCAGGGCCTGTGTCTGCCAGGAATGGGGCCCTTCTTTAACCCTCTCTGCCCCTACCTCATTGGAGTCGTCCAGCAGGGTGACGTGGAAGGAGACGAGTCCTGTGAAGCCGGCGTCAGGGAAGGCGAGGCCTTCCACGTAGAA
Above is a window of Lemur catta isolate mLemCat1 chromosome 3, mLemCat1.pri, whole genome shotgun sequence DNA encoding:
- the PADI3 gene encoding protein-arginine deiminase type-3, with the translated sequence MSLQRMVRVSLEQPTSAVCVAGVETLVDIYGSVPEGTEMFEVYGTPGVDIYVSPNVDRGRERADTRRWHFDASLEIIVVMNSPSNDLNDSHVQISYHSSREALPLAYAVLYLTCVDISLDCDLLREDRQDRNFVDKRQWIWGPSGYGAVLLVNCDRDDLSCEDRDNCDRRVRCLQDLEDMSVMVLRTQGPAALFEDHKLVLHTSSYDAERARVFHVCGPEDSCEAYRHVLGQDKVSYEVPRYHGDEERFYVEGLAFPDAGFTGLVSFHVTLLDDSNEHFSESPIFTDTVVFRVAPWIMTPSTQPPLEVYVCSVRNNTCFVDAVAELARKASCKLTICPQDENRNDRWIQDEMELGYIQAPHKTFPVVFDSPRNGELQDFPYKRILGPDFGYVTREPRDRSVSGLDSFGNLEVSPPVAANGKEYPLGRILIGGNLPGSRGRRVTQVVRDFLHAQKVQPPIELFVDWLAVGHVDEFLCFVPAPDGKGFRMLLASPGTCFKLFQEKQKWGHGRALLFQGVVGDERVQTVSINQVLSNESLIRFNKFVQSCIDWNREVLKRELGLAERDIIDIPQLFKTERKKAVAFFPDLVNMLVLGKHLGIPKPFGPIVNGRCCLEEKVRSLLEPLGLHCTFIDDFTPYHMLHGEVHCGTNVRRQPFSFKWWNMVP